The proteins below come from a single Actinomycetota bacterium genomic window:
- a CDS encoding valine--tRNA ligase, with protein sequence PYNGMDRYECREAILKDLEREGLLEKVEPHLHAVGRCYRCETVVEPYLSEQWFIRMKPLAESAIKAVKEGKVKFTPKRWEKVYFDWMYNIKDWCISRQIWWGHQIPVWYCDRCGEIIVETEEPTSCTKCGNSQLRQDTDVLDTWFSSALWPFVVFGWPEKTEDLSYFYPTSLLSTGFDIIYFWVARMIMMGLHFMHDVPFKEVYIHALIRDALGRKMSKSLGNVIDPMDMIGKYGTDALRFTLAALATPGRDIFLSEEKIEGNRNFVNKIWNASRFVLMNLEGYSPEEAQSQELEYTLADRWILSRYTKTISLVEENMNSYNFSEACRILYDFFWGEFCDWYIELTKPRLYPTSDERQRTNSLERLTAQHVLLRVLGGTLRLLHPFMPFVTEEIWQRLPASQCFTTGMAGEPARSATESIVIVPWPKSDPSLIDATAEREMEILKDVTVAIRSIRSSFGVHPRRKIEVFLRAPSEEILKILQDNSGYISQLVGILKLTIDREISRPEHSATAVEHGIEIFIPLAGLIDVEKERSRLGKKLMAVEKELQGVERKLSRKKFLEKASPEVVEKEKQKFAALVDKKRKLELQLKQIE encoded by the coding sequence ACCTTATAACGGGATGGATAGATACGAATGCCGTGAGGCGATCCTCAAGGATTTGGAGAGGGAAGGATTGCTGGAGAAAGTGGAGCCTCATCTCCACGCCGTGGGCCGCTGTTATCGCTGTGAAACTGTCGTGGAACCCTATCTTTCCGAGCAATGGTTCATTAGGATGAAGCCACTGGCTGAATCCGCCATTAAGGCCGTGAAGGAGGGCAAGGTTAAATTCACCCCAAAGCGCTGGGAGAAAGTTTATTTTGACTGGATGTATAACATAAAGGATTGGTGCATTTCCAGGCAAATTTGGTGGGGCCACCAGATTCCGGTGTGGTATTGTGATCGGTGTGGTGAAATCATCGTGGAGACGGAGGAACCCACCTCCTGCACTAAGTGTGGGAACTCACAGCTCAGACAGGACACGGATGTTTTGGATACCTGGTTCAGTTCAGCCTTATGGCCCTTCGTCGTCTTCGGTTGGCCCGAAAAAACCGAGGATTTAAGCTATTTTTATCCCACCTCTCTCCTTTCCACGGGATTTGACATCATTTACTTCTGGGTAGCGCGGATGATCATGATGGGTCTACACTTCATGCATGACGTCCCCTTCAAGGAGGTTTATATCCATGCCCTCATCCGAGATGCTTTAGGTCGGAAGATGAGCAAATCCCTGGGCAACGTGATAGATCCCATGGATATGATTGGGAAATATGGTACCGATGCCTTACGGTTCACCCTAGCCGCTCTGGCTACCCCGGGCAGAGACATCTTCCTTTCGGAGGAGAAAATCGAAGGCAATAGAAATTTTGTCAACAAGATATGGAATGCTTCGAGATTCGTTCTCATGAATTTGGAGGGATACTCTCCAGAAGAAGCGCAATCCCAAGAGCTCGAATATACCCTGGCGGACAGGTGGATCCTGAGTAGATATACGAAGACGATCTCCCTGGTCGAAGAAAATATGAACTCCTACAACTTCAGTGAGGCCTGTAGAATCCTGTACGATTTCTTCTGGGGCGAATTCTGCGATTGGTACATAGAGCTCACCAAACCCCGCCTTTACCCGACGAGCGACGAACGACAAAGGACGAACAGCTTGGAAAGGTTGACCGCTCAGCATGTATTGCTACGGGTTTTGGGGGGAACTCTCCGACTATTGCATCCATTCATGCCCTTTGTGACCGAGGAGATCTGGCAAAGACTCCCTGCCAGCCAGTGCTTCACCACAGGCATGGCAGGCGAGCCTGCCCGCTCGGCCACGGAGAGCATCGTGATTGTCCCTTGGCCCAAATCTGATCCCTCCTTAATCGACGCCACGGCCGAGAGGGAGATGGAGATTCTCAAGGATGTGACGGTGGCGATCCGTTCCATCAGATCGAGCTTCGGGGTACACCCACGGAGAAAGATCGAGGTCTTCTTAAGAGCTCCCTCCGAAGAGATTTTGAAAATCCTTCAAGACAACTCGGGTTATATCTCTCAATTGGTTGGCATTTTAAAACTCACCATCGATAGAGAAATCTCAAGACCCGAACATTCCGCGACGGCGGTTGAGCATGGGATAGAGATATTCATTCCCCTCGCTGGGCTGATCGACGTAGAGAAAGAGCGCTCAAGGTTGGGAAAGAAATTAATGGCTGTCGAGAAGGAATTGCAAGGGGTGGAAAGGAAACTCTCAAGAAAGAAGTTTCTGGAAAAGGCCTCTCCTGAGGTGGTTGAGAAAGAGAAACAAAAATTTGCCGCCCTCGTGGATAAGAAGAGAAAGCTCGAACTCCAATTAAAGCAGATTGAGTAA
- a CDS encoding folylpolyglutamate synthase/dihydrofolate synthase family protein, with the protein MNYQQAIDYLESTIPLGINPGLQRVKALCKELGDPHLSYPTIHITGTNGKTSVTKMIASILSAHGLKTGAYISPHLSSYTERISVDGRNIAEEDFASVLTDIAGAIEKVNLKFHPERLTHFEILTALAFFYFHHENIDCGVIEVGMGGRWDATNIISSKVAVIISVALEHTDRLGTSIHQIATEKAQIIKDQCKVVVGSLPQDAFQVVEKKCIEQGADMRVLGRDFSLLSRELLVDSQELSIQGLYDNYTDLNLPLFGKHQAQNGAIAMVATESFYEKPLSPSKLKKGFSKVDCPGRLEIMAKQPFVVLDGAHNPAAAIELARSLQSEFAFERLILVFAILKDKDIDGIFKRLVGMASFVILSQNQSSRCASAQLLEEKISNYSSCFIRQPNLGDAIEIALKMAKPQDLICITGSLYTVGEARDYLLQRQEIIQSM; encoded by the coding sequence ATGAATTATCAACAGGCCATCGATTATCTCGAATCCACGATCCCTCTGGGCATCAACCCCGGTTTGCAAAGGGTTAAAGCCCTATGCAAAGAGCTGGGTGACCCTCACCTTTCTTATCCCACTATTCATATTACCGGCACCAATGGTAAGACTTCGGTAACGAAGATGATCGCCTCCATTCTTTCCGCTCATGGCCTTAAAACTGGCGCGTATATCTCCCCGCATCTATCCTCGTACACCGAGAGGATTTCCGTGGATGGGAGGAATATCGCCGAGGAGGATTTCGCCTCCGTCTTAACGGATATAGCCGGCGCAATTGAAAAGGTTAATCTGAAATTTCATCCCGAAAGGCTCACCCACTTTGAGATCCTCACGGCTTTGGCCTTCTTCTACTTTCACCACGAAAATATCGATTGCGGTGTTATCGAGGTTGGTATGGGAGGAAGGTGGGATGCCACGAACATCATCTCATCGAAGGTTGCTGTAATCATCAGTGTGGCCCTGGAGCACACCGACAGATTGGGGACCTCCATCCATCAAATCGCCACGGAAAAGGCGCAGATCATTAAGGATCAATGCAAGGTGGTTGTGGGCTCGTTGCCCCAAGATGCCTTTCAAGTCGTCGAGAAGAAATGCATTGAACAGGGCGCAGACATGAGGGTATTGGGAAGGGATTTTTCACTGCTCTCCCGCGAGCTGCTCGTCGATTCACAAGAATTATCCATACAGGGGTTGTATGATAACTATACGGACTTGAACCTTCCTTTATTTGGAAAGCATCAAGCTCAAAATGGAGCGATAGCCATGGTTGCCACCGAAAGCTTTTATGAAAAACCCCTTTCTCCTTCCAAGTTGAAGAAGGGATTTTCCAAGGTTGATTGCCCAGGTCGATTGGAGATAATGGCGAAACAACCCTTCGTGGTCTTAGATGGAGCCCATAACCCCGCTGCGGCAATAGAGCTTGCCCGGTCGCTTCAATCGGAGTTCGCCTTCGAACGTTTGATTTTGGTGTTCGCCATTTTGAAGGATAAGGATATCGACGGGATTTTTAAAAGACTGGTTGGTATGGCTTCCTTTGTAATCTTATCTCAAAACCAGTCCTCTCGCTGTGCCTCAGCGCAGCTCCTTGAGGAAAAAATTTCCAATTATAGTAGTTGCTTCATTCGCCAGCCGAACCTCGGAGATGCCATAGAGATCGCTTTGAAAATGGCGAAACCC